One stretch of Limnohabitans sp. DNA includes these proteins:
- a CDS encoding ABC transporter ATP-binding protein gives MADRSTLMSARGLTKRFGGLAAVNDVSLDLWLGQIHAVIGPNGAGKSTLANLLSGDLPPTSGRMTLGETDITGWTPEKISRLGLGRSYQKTNIFSTFSVWDNVRLAAQSRVQPSPFNPLGWWRAAGHMQSVNQRAERAIELAGLQERRQVQAGATSHGEQRQLEIAMTLATEPQVLLLDEPLAGMGQAEAERMVQLLLRLKTEHAILLVEHDMDAVFTLADHLTVMVNGQVIASDTPVNVRADASVQAAYLGEEH, from the coding sequence ATGGCTGATCGCAGCACACTGATGTCTGCGCGTGGGCTGACCAAACGCTTCGGCGGTCTGGCTGCGGTGAATGACGTTTCGCTCGACCTGTGGTTGGGCCAGATCCACGCGGTCATCGGCCCCAATGGGGCGGGCAAGTCCACGCTGGCCAACTTGTTGTCCGGCGATTTGCCGCCCACCAGCGGCCGCATGACCTTGGGCGAGACGGACATCACCGGCTGGACTCCCGAAAAAATCTCGCGCCTTGGCTTGGGACGCAGTTACCAAAAAACCAACATCTTCAGCACCTTCAGCGTATGGGATAACGTACGCCTGGCGGCGCAATCGCGCGTACAGCCCTCCCCCTTCAACCCCCTGGGCTGGTGGCGCGCTGCCGGCCATATGCAGAGCGTGAACCAACGCGCTGAGCGCGCCATCGAACTGGCTGGCCTGCAAGAGCGTCGTCAGGTGCAAGCCGGGGCCACCAGCCATGGCGAGCAGCGACAGCTGGAGATCGCCATGACCTTGGCCACCGAACCCCAGGTCTTGCTGCTCGATGAACCACTGGCGGGCATGGGCCAAGCAGAAGCCGAGCGCATGGTGCAGCTGCTGCTGCGCCTTAAAACCGAGCATGCCATTTTGTTGGTCGAACACGACATGGACGCCGTGTTCACCCTGGCCGACCACTTGACGGTGATGGTCAACGGGCAAGTGATCGCCAGCGACACGCCTGTGAATGTGCGGGCCGATGCGAGTGTGCAGGCGGCCTACCTGGGTGAGGAGCACTGA
- a CDS encoding branched-chain amino acid ABC transporter permease: MDFVNFLIQLLNSVQYGLLLFMLAAGLTLIFGIMGVVNLAHGSFYMLGAYLAWSLAAQLGSFTLAIVLGTALSVAFGLLIERLLFRHFYHRDHLDQVLLTFGLIYVFEEMRSMIWGDDVHGLPVPELLAASIPLTENLSYPVYRLFMSGVCLVLALGLYLLISKTRLGMKIRAGAFNREMTESLGVNIRLIHSVVFALGIGLASIAGMIAAPVSSVYPNMGSQVLIMCFVVVVIGGIGSVRGALIAALLVGLVDTFGKVLLPQASGMLVYVLMAAVLLHKPEGLFKQ, encoded by the coding sequence ATGGACTTTGTCAATTTTTTGATCCAGCTGCTCAACAGCGTCCAGTACGGGCTGCTGCTTTTCATGCTGGCTGCAGGCCTGACGCTGATCTTCGGCATCATGGGTGTGGTCAATCTGGCACATGGCAGTTTTTACATGCTGGGCGCTTACCTGGCCTGGTCACTGGCGGCGCAACTGGGCAGCTTCACGCTGGCCATTGTGCTGGGAACAGCCTTGTCAGTGGCTTTTGGTCTGCTGATCGAGCGCCTGCTGTTTCGCCACTTCTACCACCGTGACCACCTCGACCAGGTGCTGCTCACCTTCGGCCTGATCTATGTGTTTGAGGAGATGCGCTCCATGATCTGGGGTGACGATGTGCACGGCCTGCCCGTGCCCGAATTGCTGGCAGCATCGATTCCCCTGACCGAAAACCTGTCGTACCCGGTGTACCGCCTGTTCATGTCAGGGGTGTGCCTGGTGTTGGCGCTGGGCCTGTATTTGCTGATCTCCAAAACCCGCTTGGGCATGAAGATCCGGGCCGGGGCCTTCAACCGTGAGATGACCGAGTCGCTGGGCGTCAACATCCGCCTGATCCATTCGGTGGTGTTCGCTTTGGGCATTGGGCTGGCCTCCATCGCCGGCATGATCGCTGCGCCGGTGTCCAGCGTCTACCCCAACATGGGCAGCCAGGTGCTGATCATGTGCTTTGTGGTGGTGGTCATTGGCGGCATTGGTTCGGTGCGCGGCGCCCTGATCGCCGCCTTGCTGGTCGGCTTGGTTGACACCTTTGGCAAAGTGCTGCTGCCCCAGGCCTCGGGCATGCTGGTGTATGTGCTGATGGCCGCCGTGCTGCTGCACAAGCCCGAAGGCCTGTTCAAGCAATGA
- a CDS encoding ABC transporter substrate-binding protein, with protein sequence MTSRRSLLTQGAALLGTASTGLLAPASALAQSGKIRVGLMLPYTGTFAQLGVAIENGVRMAINEQGGKLGGREIEWFKVDDESEPAKAIENANKLVQRDRVDVLIGTVHSGVQMGIHRVARESGVINLIPNAGVHIATRAQCAPNVFRTSFSNSQPTMALGETMVKRGHKKAVWITWKYAAGDEAFEGFKESYTKAGGTIIKELGLPFPNVEFQALLTEIAALKPDAVACFFAGGGAAKFLRDYAAAGLKGKIPLYGSGFLTEGVLDAAGPAADGVLTTLHYGDGIETKRNKEFRLNYAKTFKLQPDVYAVQGYDTGLLLVQGANAVKGDVSQKANMIKAMESAVIDSPRGKWTMSKSHNPVQDIYLREVSNKENKVIGIAAKALADSGAGCRM encoded by the coding sequence ATGACATCCCGACGTTCCTTACTCACCCAAGGCGCAGCCCTCCTGGGCACCGCGTCCACCGGCTTGCTCGCCCCTGCCAGCGCCCTGGCCCAAAGTGGCAAGATCCGCGTTGGCTTGATGCTCCCCTACACCGGCACTTTTGCCCAGCTGGGTGTGGCCATTGAAAACGGTGTGCGCATGGCCATCAACGAACAAGGCGGCAAGCTGGGTGGCCGCGAAATCGAGTGGTTCAAGGTCGATGACGAGTCCGAGCCCGCCAAAGCCATCGAGAACGCCAACAAACTGGTGCAGCGCGACAGAGTCGATGTTCTGATCGGCACCGTTCATTCTGGTGTGCAAATGGGCATCCACCGCGTGGCCCGCGAAAGCGGTGTCATCAACCTGATCCCCAACGCGGGCGTGCACATCGCCACCCGAGCCCAATGCGCCCCCAACGTCTTCCGCACCAGCTTCTCTAATAGCCAGCCCACCATGGCACTGGGAGAAACGATGGTCAAGCGCGGTCACAAAAAGGCTGTCTGGATCACCTGGAAATATGCTGCAGGCGACGAAGCCTTTGAAGGCTTCAAGGAAAGCTACACCAAGGCCGGTGGCACCATCATCAAGGAATTGGGCTTGCCCTTCCCCAACGTAGAGTTTCAGGCTTTGCTGACCGAAATCGCCGCCCTCAAGCCCGATGCGGTGGCCTGCTTTTTTGCCGGTGGTGGTGCAGCCAAGTTCTTGCGTGACTATGCAGCCGCTGGCCTCAAGGGCAAGATTCCCTTGTACGGCTCTGGCTTCTTGACCGAAGGCGTGCTGGATGCGGCAGGCCCTGCGGCCGACGGCGTGCTCACCACGCTGCATTACGGCGATGGCATCGAGACCAAGCGCAACAAGGAGTTCCGCCTGAACTACGCCAAAACCTTCAAGTTGCAACCTGATGTGTATGCCGTGCAAGGCTATGACACCGGCTTGCTGCTGGTGCAAGGCGCCAACGCAGTCAAGGGCGATGTCAGCCAAAAAGCCAACATGATCAAGGCCATGGAAAGCGCCGTGATCGACAGCCCCCGCGGCAAGTGGACCATGAGCAAATCGCACAACCCTGTGCAAGACATCTACCTGCGTGAAGTCTCGAACAAAGAGAACAAAGTCATCGGCATTGCGGCCAAGGCCTTGGCCGACTCGGGCGCTGGCTGCCGCATGTGA
- a CDS encoding flagellar FliJ family protein, translating to MRQARNCWPALVKKASDEVAQTQTELTAALARVEQFHTSHQRLCRLYEEYRLKEQQTQSEAVGMQASMNQRQFMAQLLNLQHRLVLDISKAEAQVSGLRKKRLLADIALQKMLALQEQEMMAVRLDQQQQEQRDMDQLGLRQFNLRMQA from the coding sequence ATGCGACAAGCCCGAAACTGCTGGCCTGCCCTGGTCAAAAAGGCCTCAGACGAGGTGGCTCAAACCCAAACCGAGTTGACTGCGGCTCTAGCGCGTGTGGAGCAGTTCCATACCAGTCATCAGAGGCTTTGCCGCTTGTACGAAGAATACCGGCTGAAAGAGCAACAGACCCAAAGTGAAGCCGTGGGCATGCAAGCGAGCATGAACCAGCGCCAATTCATGGCCCAGTTGCTCAATTTGCAACACCGTCTGGTACTTGACATCAGCAAGGCCGAGGCCCAAGTCAGCGGCCTGCGCAAAAAGCGCCTATTGGCCGACATCGCGCTGCAGAAGATGCTGGCACTGCAGGAGCAAGAGATGATGGCGGTGCGGCTCGACCAGCAGCAGCAGGAGCAGCGCGACATGGACCAATTGGGCCTTCGGCAGTTCAATTTGCGCATGCAAGCGTAA
- a CDS encoding FliI/YscN family ATPase, producing the protein MMNFDAEVNLLISALHTPEPRRSGTLVRSVGMRLETRGLMAPLGACCEVVGQFGLRVEAEVVGFHDESLYLMPFTEPNGIGPGAQVTVINHSSNVRLGSELLGRIIDGRGQPLDGKPAADCPDVLSLLGRPLNPMERGPIHQILDVGVKAINGVLTIGRGQRLGLVAGSGVGKSVLLGMMTRFTEADVVVIGLIGERGREVQAFIEETLGPEGLAKSVLVAAPANVSPVLRLKATHMTHVIAEYFRDQGKNVLMLVDSLTRVAHAQREIGLAIGEPPTAKGYPPSVFALLPNLIERAGVGRHGFGSITAIYTVLAEGDDANDPIVDIARASLDGQVMLSRKLADAAHYPAIDLNGSISRVMQNLLNPDELKSSNRFRRLWSLYQQNQDLIQVGAYEAGSNPELDQAIRLRQGMEKFLQQDMHTNMDVPSTRHELQSLMAA; encoded by the coding sequence ATGATGAATTTTGATGCGGAAGTCAACCTGTTGATCAGTGCGCTGCACACGCCTGAACCCCGTCGTAGCGGGACCCTGGTTCGCTCGGTAGGCATGCGCCTGGAAACCCGTGGTCTGATGGCACCTCTGGGAGCCTGCTGCGAAGTGGTGGGGCAATTCGGGCTGCGGGTCGAAGCCGAAGTTGTTGGCTTTCACGACGAGAGCCTGTACCTCATGCCGTTTACCGAGCCCAATGGCATCGGCCCTGGCGCGCAGGTGACCGTCATCAACCATTCCTCAAACGTCAGACTCGGCTCCGAATTGCTGGGCCGAATCATCGACGGCCGGGGGCAACCGCTGGATGGCAAACCCGCTGCCGATTGCCCTGACGTACTCAGCCTGCTGGGCCGCCCGCTCAACCCCATGGAGCGTGGCCCCATCCACCAGATCCTTGACGTGGGAGTGAAGGCCATCAACGGCGTGCTGACCATCGGGCGTGGCCAGCGTCTGGGCCTGGTGGCTGGTTCGGGCGTAGGCAAAAGCGTATTGCTGGGCATGATGACCCGCTTCACCGAAGCCGATGTGGTGGTGATCGGCCTGATCGGGGAGCGGGGTCGCGAAGTTCAGGCCTTTATCGAAGAAACACTTGGCCCTGAAGGCCTTGCCAAGTCGGTGCTGGTGGCGGCCCCCGCCAACGTGTCGCCGGTGCTGCGCCTCAAAGCCACCCACATGACCCATGTGATCGCCGAATACTTTCGCGACCAGGGCAAGAACGTTTTGATGCTGGTTGACAGCCTGACTCGGGTGGCCCATGCACAAAGGGAAATTGGCTTGGCCATCGGTGAGCCGCCAACCGCCAAAGGTTACCCGCCTTCGGTCTTCGCCCTGTTGCCCAATTTGATCGAACGTGCCGGTGTCGGTCGACATGGTTTTGGCTCGATCACCGCCATCTACACCGTGCTGGCCGAAGGTGACGATGCGAACGATCCCATTGTGGACATTGCCCGCGCCTCGCTCGACGGGCAAGTCATGCTGTCGCGCAAACTGGCTGATGCAGCCCACTACCCGGCCATTGACCTGAACGGCTCAATATCCCGGGTGATGCAGAACCTGCTCAACCCGGATGAGCTCAAGTCATCAAATCGATTCCGTCGTTTGTGGTCCTTGTACCAGCAAAACCAGGACCTGATTCAGGTGGGCGCCTACGAAGCCGGCAGCAACCCCGAACTCGATCAAGCGATCCGTTTGCGACAAGGCATGGAAAAATTCCTGCAACAAGACATGCACACCAACATGGATGTGCCGTCTACCCGCCACGAACTCCAGTCCTTGATGGCCGCCTAA